The stretch of DNA GGGGAACCAAGTCTATCTTACAATATTTCTTGTGGATAATTAGTTCGTTCACTCAGTTAGGACTTTCAACCCCCACTATGTCTTCTGTGGTTTAATAGATAAGTCCATTTTAATATTGCTCAAAGGTCAATTCAACTTTCCAGCAGCCCAAAAAGGTAGCACGTGGTAGTTTCCACCTCTCCATGGAACATCTAGTCACTAGCCGGTATGAGCCATGAAAAATATCTTGTGGGATCAAGGAGATAGACTCACAGCCATGTAAAATATCTTGTGCACCCAGTGCAGTTTTCAAACTAATAGAAAGGAGACTTGTCAGCTGCGAACGGCATTTTCAAGTCTAAAGGAATACTGAAGGCATTTGTCTCAAATGTTTGCCAAAGAGTACTCGTAATCTGCTGGATATGACTTCTAGGACACCCTTTAGTCCTATCGTGAAGGCTAATACAGTAAGAATCATATTTATTCTTGTTGTCATACAACATTGAGAGGTACAACAGGGTGGACGTCAAAATATCTTCACACATTTATATACAATTTTGCAAACTACAAAAAGCTTCGTATGGGCTCAAACAAGCGCCTCATACTAGGTTTGAGAAGCTAAGAGTACTGTTTTTAGAACCCGATTAGATTAGTTGATTAGACTAGTAATTAATTAGAATATCAATCGAAATAAGGGGTTGGATTGATTAATCAGTACATTGGTACAAACCAGTTGaatcaatttttttctattttataataatttattcaattaaaccaGACAAATTAATTAGATTAATCGAATCAGGAGTTGATGCTCTGATCAGTTCAACCAGACAAATAATGGCTCATGTTTGTTCTTTGCTATGCATATGGTTTAGGGGAATgttcaattttctcttttaagGCTACTTTTTGATATTAGAGATGACTCGCAAGTATCTATTGGATGCTTAAAATAGGATTGCTAGATGAAAATCCTGTACTTCTTACACCAACGGCTAGCTTTCTACCATTACCGTCATTGTTAGGTGTTCCCATTGAGGATGCTATAGGCATTAGGAGCATAGCTGGAGCCTTACGGTACATGTGCCCAACTAGACTTGATATTGCCTCTAGTGTGAACAAAGCAAGTCAATTCATGCTACAACCTCTTGACAGTCGGTGTGCCGGTAAGAGAATCCTTAGTGATGAATGCTCATCATGACGATATTTGAACGGCCGATCAGCATCAGTGAGGAACGTTTTGAGGCAAATTTCACTTTCAATGTCACTACATTGCTGTTTGGATGGGATTGGCCAATGCAATGAGGTTCTTCAAATCACAGTGAAGGATCGTTGGGTTAACTGGAGCCTAAACCTTCAGTCTAGCACAGTGaggctgaaattttttttatttgacgaAAATACCCATACTTTTATGTCTTATGTTACTAAGggctagtttggatgggcggtgtatTTACCTCCGATGAGGTTAAAAATAGCGGTGGAGGTGAGAatagttactgtagcggtgagattggatactgtagcggtgagattaaaaacaatggtggagtgtgtgtttagattcaaacgcagctgtagcggtgaggtgagaataaaaaatgactattaagtgcatcagattagaattgatatataatataagttttttaaattattttacttttttaaaattattaaaatttgtgaatttataaattcatttaataaaatattaaaatgtatcttccaatattttaatgaattatataattaatttaaattatttattggataaaatgataattattttaattttttacagttaaatatttttttatgacaatgataaatattattttcacaaatagtaacattatacttagataaaattttgaagtatctaaacggatgatttttaataaaaaaataataacataagacataacaagtttcattagtactagaaattaggttatgatacaaaatgtTTTTACAAATATGGATTCATTAAATTAGTTGCAATTGTTTCCCTTAACATCGTGATTTCAAGGTTACTTTCTCTGttagaagaactcgattcacATCTGTCAAACTGACTTGAAAAGACTGGCATGTCGGGTATATTCTCAAATTCtcgaaaatcctcatcatttgaccaagcatgtctttgaatgtaattatgcaaaaccattgttgcaataactattaaaacttgcttgttgaatgaataacttggaatatctcttaatattggccatttttttccacactccaaatgttcgttcaatcatagagcgtaacgaagaatgggcatgattaaagatttctttttttccAGATACTTGATGATTACCTTGACAAAAATCAGGTAATGATATCGTTCCCCCATATATGGACCTAGAAAACCTGCCATTTGTGGATATCCTGAatccacaagataatattttcctacaaaaaagtaaaacataatatcaagtttaaaaataatttaaagattttaatatttttatgtaaaaagtaattaaaaaattaaagttcaacctGGTGGAGGGTGTGAAAACTTCAACTCTTGTTTTCTAAGTGCTTGCAAAAAATTCTACTATCATGTACtgttccttcccaaccaggaaatgcaaaaataaagcacatgttgaagtcacaaactgccataatattttgagttggttcacctttccgtccgatataaggtatttgacaagaaggcgaaatgcatgcttttatgtgTGTTCCATCTATGACCCCGatacaatcctttaaaataaatacaagtaataagataaaagttagaaataatttatattttaaaaatataaagattgtgtaaatattaccttaaagtgaggccaatatcttgtatcatgtcgaatatggttcggtacttcctcgaattgaccttcagtgggtttaatcgtgtctattcccattcgagcaaatatatgcaacatatcagtaaaaattcgactaacagtttccccagatcgttgaaatcgctctgttgcatttgaatttgattctctatttccaagaatgtacaatgataatgctaacttcTCCATCGCTGATACTTTCCCATTCTTTAAGCCATAATTTGTTTCCAAATCATGCAACAAGCTATGAAATTTATCTTTGGCATCCTAAAACTATATATTCATGCAACGATCATCGTGCCCATTTAATACTTCGTCCACCCACATTTGACCTGTATAATTTGAATCCATACGCGGTTACAGagtgaaataagtttcatggtgcaccaatacactgcttaacacatattcttcctcttcatgataattgttgttctcaacttgggtaacaattgtggctattctttgttgagcttcttcacttaattcaggggtatcataattcatatcaaaactattatacatattgttaaattcatccataacctgaaaaagtaatcaaatgaaaataaatcctttaaaatctcgtgacattctatacaacacaaaaacttgattaaaagtatagcataaaaataccaaacataaaaagtatcatacattagttttacatataaaaaaatagtatagttatattacaataataattctaaggagcttatggtggaggtggttgatggtatggttggaagggaaatgaggatgttgctaccaaggatgaaaatgatgcaattggattttgttcagcatactcatgtcgaagccaccaaaccctatcatctggatctaagttcaaaaacacTTCTCGTTTCACCGATATTTGGAACATTTTGGTGGCAAAATAGTACAGTTCAtctttttttggaatttcatctcccaaagcacgcaaagcatccattgcatttgaaatagtatattgagagtgaggaaaaataatttcattcactgacttccttggactagccatactctcacacaatttctcaatctgaGTAGTTAAagtatttcttgatgattttctacttgaacttgatttttttcctttaccgTGTACGACCCCAAGTGTTTGCTTTCTTCGATTAGGAATTTCATGAGAAGGGTTTGACGGTACCTCATCAGGAGGAATACATTCATTCTCGTTACTATGTTCATCTAAGTCACCAAATCCCTCATTAGGTGCATCATCTCCCATAGGAACCCCACTTGGAAGAACACCAGATGAAGGTGCCCATGCGTTCTCTCCAGTGGCTACAATGCCACCAAAGATTTGCcacattaactcattcaatcgtggttcaattcctttcttcttaaatcctttaaaatcagAATTTTCCTACATAACATGTTAAATCTTAAATGTCAtactaagatttttataattgtaaattatacTAACCTGTATTTTTGCAGCCCACCATTCTTCGGTAGCATCGACCGTCTTTTTAGATGGACACCATCCAATACCTGTAGATTCCTTAAGCAACTCCCTCCATAACCTCCATTCCTTTTTTAATGTATcccacttatttttcaattgaggttttccataatttttttgtgtttttgcttgaaaaagagTAATGACATTTTCCCACCcttttgagtttagatgagttGTCGGTCTATTACTAGCATTGACTTCATTCACgcaaagttcacaaaatatcaaCGTCAGCTCATCATCCCAAACAGCTTTTGTTGCTAAGCTACTATCTCCCTCCACAAAATTTCTTGTCTTTACCATCTATTATCATTGATATAATTCAGTCAATATGCTAGCATTCACCAAGAAGCATAGAGCAAATATATAGTCTATAATTTATATTAGACGTCTCCCAATGCTAATCTTTATCTAGCCATACCCAAAAAAAACTGGCACCTTAATTGAAGCTTCAACTTAATGGAAAAAGGGGAAATGATTgcaacaaaaatataatattcaagtATCATATTTACTCCATTTTTGATTCTCTTGGACACAAGACATATTTATATGGATATCAGACTTAAGTCTCTGGGGCAAActgataaaattaaagaaaaaatctgCAAGAAGCATTGGTTCGTTTAttgcttaaaaatctatctacaatacaatttcttcatgtTTCTGTCAAATAAATACAGGGCCTTTGGGCCTTTGGCTAGAAGCActaatatgtttatttaatatGAGTTGTCAATGTTACTTTCACTATATTTTAGAAATCCCAGAACAATCTTTTCAAAACCACCAAATCTAAGTTCagagaaaagaagaggaaaaaatcattcctttttg from Gossypium hirsutum isolate 1008001.06 chromosome D04, Gossypium_hirsutum_v2.1, whole genome shotgun sequence encodes:
- the LOC121216255 gene encoding L10-interacting MYB domain-containing protein-like, coding for MVKTRNFVEGDSSLATKAVWDDELTLIFCELCVNEVNASNRPTTHLNSKGWENVITLFQAKTQKNYGKPQLKNKWDTLKKEWRLWRELLKESTGIGWCPSKKTVDATEEWWAAKIQENSDFKGFKKKGIEPRLNELMWQIFGGIVATGENAWAPSSGVLPSGVPMGDDAPNEGFGDLDEHSNENECIPPDEVPSNPSHEIPNRRKQTLGVVHGKGKKSSSSRKSSRNTLTTQIEKLCESMASPRKSVNEIIFPHSQYTISNAMDALRALGDEIPKKDELYYFATKMFQISVKREVFLNLDPDDRVWWLRHEYAEQNPIASFSSLVATSSFPFQPYHQPPPP